In a genomic window of Rhopalosiphum maidis isolate BTI-1 chromosome 4, ASM367621v3, whole genome shotgun sequence:
- the LOC113560429 gene encoding neuropeptide CCHamide-1 receptor-like, whose protein sequence is MAAMAVSANGTDVNNSDNVYEPYSNRPETYIVPVVFAMIFVVGVLGNGTLVLVFIRHRSMRNVPNTYILSLALGDLLVIITCVPFTSTVYTVESWPYGELICKLSEATKDVSIGVSVFTLTALSAERYCAIVNPIRRHVSSKPFTLMTAVAIWILAVVLATPSATFSHLATELIPNTNVTIVYCYPFPKTLGDGYARGMIMFKLLAYYVVPLFVIGCFYLLMAHHLMVSTRNMPGELQHAGQSGQIRARKKVAKMVLSFVVIFMISFLPYHVFMVWFHFNSNSRDEYDDYWHAFRIVGFCLSFINSCVNPVALYFISGVFRKHFNRYLFCCCPFARSGPAAVESTIQDINLTHVNSTSCRRHNSVVTSHATTLGHAT, encoded by the exons ATGGCAGCCATGGCCGTCTCCGCGAACGGCACGGACGTCAACAACTCCGACAACGTTTACGAGCCTTACTCGAACCGGCCGGAGACGTACATCGTTCCCGTGGTGTTCGCCATGATATTCGTCGTGGGCGTGCTGGGCAACGGCACGCTCGTTTTGGTGTTCATCCGGCACCGGAGCATGCGCAACGTGCCCAACACGTACATACTCAGCCTGGCGCTGGGCGACCTGCTGGTCATCATCACGTGCGTGCCGTTCACGTCCACCGTGTACACGGTCGAGTCGTGGCCGTACGGCGAGCTCATATGCAAGCTGAGCGAGGCCACCAAGGACGTGTCCATCGGCGTGTCCGTGTTCACGCTGACCGCGCTAAGCGCCGAGAG GTACTGCGCCATCGTGAACCCCATCCGCCGGCACGTGTCGTCGAAGCCGTTCACTCTGATGACCGCCGTGGCCATATGGATACTGGCCGTGGTTCTGGCCACGCCGTCGGCCACGTTCTCGCACCTGGCCACCGAGCTGATACCCAACACGAACGTGACCATCGTGTACTGTTACCCGTTTCCGAAAACTCTGGGCGACGGGTACGCACGCGGCATGATCATGTTCAAGCTGCTCGCGTACTACGTGGTGCCGCTGTTCGTGATCGGGTGCTTCTACCTGCTGATGGCCCACCACCTGATGGTGTCCACGCGCAACATGCCCGGGGAGCTGCAGCACGCCGGCCAGTCGGGCCAGATCCGGGCCCGGAAGAAGGTGGCCAAGATGGTGCTGTCGTTCGTCGTCATATTCATGATCAGCTTCCTGCCGTACCACGTGTTCATGGTGTGGTTCCACTTCAATTCGAACTCCCGCGACGAGTACGACGACTACTGGCACGCGTTCCGCATCGTCGGCTTCTGCTTGAGCTTCATCAACTCGTGCGTGAACCCCGTGGCGCTGTACTTCATCAGCGGCGTGTTCCGCAAGCACTTCAACCGGTACCTGTTCTGCTGCTGCCCGTTCGCCCGGTCCGGCCCGGCCGCCGTCGAGTCCACCATCCAGGACATCAACCTGACGCACGTCAACAGCACGTCGTGCAGGCGACACAACTCGGTCGTCACCAGCCACGCGACCACGCTCGGCCACGCCACCTGA